From a region of the Candidatus Bipolaricaulota bacterium genome:
- a CDS encoding pyruvate, phosphate dikinase codes for MKKYVYFFSKGKSEGNASMKDILGGKGANLAEMARIGIPVPPGFTISTEVCRYYAEEHPGEYPPGLKEQVEENMRKLEAETGMRFGDPDNPLLVSVRSGAAVSMPGMMDTVLNLGLTDETVQGLARKTGNARFAYDAYRRLVQMYGDVVLGLKPESEKELDPFEQIIDALKKKRGVELDTDLTADDLKELAESFKQVIKDKLGVEFPQDPNEQLWGAIGAVFGSWNNPRAIKYREINDIHGLIGTAVNVQAMVFGNMGENSGTGVAFTRNPATGENEFYGEYLLNAQGEDVVAGIRTPQPISTLKEQMPQVYQELLEIREILEEHYRDMQDIEFTIQEGKLYLLQTRTGKRTAAAAVRIAVDMVNEGKITKEEALMRVTPAHIDQLLHPTFDPEAEKKAVLLTKGLPASPGAATGAVVFSAEAAEAAAKQGKKVILVRIETSPEDIGGMNAAQGILTARGGMTSHAAVVARGMGKCCVAGAGDLVIDYAKGEFTVNGHTVKEGDSISLNGSTGAVYLGEVPTIEPELSGNFGTILTWADEVRRLGVRTNADTPHDAAQAVKFGAEGIGLCRTEHMFFEGDRIIAVREMILADDEAGRRKALAKLLPMQRGDFEGIFRAMGARPVTIRLLDPPLHEFLPHDAEGQREVAQAMGIPVEKIKEKVEALHEFNPMLGHRGCRLGITYPEITEMQARAIIEAACTVYKEGIKVHPEIMVPLVGNVKELELQRAVIDKTAQEVLKEQGLTTDDIPYKVGTMIEVPRAAVTADEIAREAEFFSFGTNDLTQMGCGFSRDDAGKFLKEYVAKGIYEYDPFQVLDQDGVGKLVKMACELGRKTRPDIHLGICGEHGGEPRSIAFCHRVGLDYVSCSPYRVPVARLAAAQAALADK; via the coding sequence CAAGGGCAAGAGCGAGGGGAACGCCTCGATGAAGGATATCCTCGGGGGAAAAGGGGCGAACCTCGCGGAGATGGCCAGGATCGGAATCCCGGTCCCGCCCGGGTTCACCATCTCAACCGAGGTCTGCCGCTATTACGCCGAGGAGCATCCGGGTGAGTACCCGCCCGGATTGAAGGAACAGGTCGAGGAGAACATGCGCAAGCTCGAAGCCGAGACCGGGATGCGGTTCGGGGATCCGGACAACCCGCTCCTCGTCTCGGTCCGCTCCGGAGCAGCGGTCTCCATGCCCGGGATGATGGACACGGTCCTCAACCTCGGCCTGACCGACGAGACGGTGCAGGGACTCGCGCGCAAGACCGGGAACGCCCGGTTCGCCTACGACGCCTACCGGCGGCTCGTGCAGATGTACGGGGACGTCGTCCTCGGCCTGAAGCCCGAGTCCGAGAAGGAGCTCGATCCGTTCGAGCAGATCATCGACGCCCTGAAGAAGAAGCGCGGGGTTGAGCTCGACACCGATCTCACCGCCGACGACCTGAAGGAGCTCGCCGAGTCGTTCAAGCAGGTGATCAAGGACAAGCTCGGGGTGGAGTTTCCCCAGGATCCGAACGAGCAGCTGTGGGGGGCGATCGGGGCGGTGTTCGGCTCGTGGAACAACCCGCGGGCGATCAAGTACCGCGAGATCAACGACATCCACGGCCTGATCGGAACCGCGGTGAACGTGCAGGCGATGGTGTTCGGAAACATGGGCGAGAACTCCGGCACCGGGGTCGCGTTCACCCGCAACCCGGCGACCGGTGAGAACGAGTTCTACGGTGAGTACCTGCTGAACGCCCAGGGGGAGGACGTCGTCGCCGGGATCCGCACCCCGCAGCCGATCTCCACGCTGAAGGAGCAGATGCCGCAGGTCTACCAGGAGCTCCTCGAGATCCGCGAGATCCTGGAGGAACACTATCGCGACATGCAGGACATCGAGTTCACCATCCAGGAAGGGAAGCTCTACCTCCTCCAGACGCGGACCGGGAAGCGGACCGCGGCGGCCGCGGTGCGGATCGCGGTCGACATGGTGAACGAGGGGAAGATCACCAAGGAGGAGGCGCTCATGCGCGTCACTCCGGCCCACATCGACCAGCTCCTCCATCCGACATTCGATCCGGAGGCGGAGAAAAAGGCCGTGCTGCTCACCAAGGGGCTCCCGGCAAGCCCGGGCGCGGCGACCGGAGCGGTCGTATTCTCCGCCGAGGCGGCGGAGGCAGCGGCCAAGCAGGGGAAGAAGGTGATCCTCGTCCGGATCGAGACCTCACCTGAGGACATCGGTGGGATGAACGCCGCGCAGGGGATCCTCACCGCCCGCGGCGGGATGACGAGCCACGCCGCCGTCGTCGCCCGCGGGATGGGGAAGTGCTGCGTCGCTGGGGCAGGAGATCTGGTGATCGACTACGCGAAGGGCGAGTTCACCGTCAACGGGCACACAGTGAAGGAAGGGGACTCGATCAGCCTGAACGGCTCCACCGGCGCCGTCTACCTGGGAGAGGTTCCGACAATTGAGCCGGAGCTGTCGGGGAACTTCGGCACCATCCTCACCTGGGCCGACGAGGTCCGGCGCCTCGGGGTGCGCACCAACGCCGATACCCCGCACGACGCCGCCCAGGCGGTGAAGTTCGGCGCAGAAGGGATCGGGCTCTGCCGCACCGAACACATGTTCTTCGAGGGAGATCGGATCATCGCCGTGCGCGAGATGATCCTCGCCGACGACGAGGCCGGTCGGCGCAAGGCGCTCGCCAAGCTCCTCCCGATGCAGCGCGGCGATTTCGAGGGGATCTTCCGCGCCATGGGGGCCCGCCCGGTGACGATCAGGCTTTTGGACCCGCCGCTGCACGAGTTCCTCCCGCACGATGCTGAAGGACAGCGCGAAGTCGCGCAGGCGATGGGAATCCCGGTGGAAAAAATCAAGGAGAAGGTGGAGGCGCTGCACGAGTTCAACCCGATGCTCGGGCACCGCGGCTGCCGGCTCGGGATCACCTATCCGGAGATCACCGAGATGCAGGCCCGTGCGATCATCGAGGCGGCGTGCACCGTGTACAAGGAGGGGATCAAGGTCCATCCCGAGATCATGGTCCCGCTCGTGGGAAACGTCAAGGAGCTCGAGCTGCAGCGGGCGGTGATCGACAAGACTGCACAGGAGGTCCTCAAGGAACAGGGCCTCACCACCGATGACATCCCGTACAAGGTGGGGACGATGATCGAGGTCCCGCGTGCCGCGGTCACCGCCGACGAGATCGCCCGCGAGGCGGAGTTCTTCAGCTTCGGGACGAACGACCTCACCCAGATGGGGTGTGGATTCTCCCGCGACGACGCCGGCAAGTTCCTGAAGGAGTACGTCGCCAAGGGGATCTACGAGTACGATCCGTTCCAGGTCCTCGACCAGGACGGAGTGGGCAAGCTCGTCAAGATGGCGTGCGAGCTCGGACGCAAGACCCGGCCGGACATCCACCTCGGGATCTGCGGCGAGCACGGAGGTGAACCGCGGTCGATCGCGTTCTGCCACCGCGTTGGGCTCGATTACGTGAGCTGCAGTCCGTACCGCGTCCCGGTGGCGCGCCTCGCCGCGGCACAGGCGGCGCTCGCCGACAAGTAG
- a CDS encoding helix-turn-helix domain-containing protein: MTLRLKIVDTYKECGSLRETARRLSISRNTVRKWVRRYLQEGEAGLVDRSRRPHTSPRRTPKEVEEEVLSLSQERGWGRRRIAHALRLPEGTVRHILRRHLGEGRRKRKKRKTFYPARWAWEEEEPFRLAQVDTKDILDKGTLGTKRWDHLRKHRLPRYQWTFLEGRTRLRFLAYSHRLSVVNGLCFVALVMSWLRAWGIEVEVDWQEDWGSEFGGENPEHLAKLDEKYYRPFGARLRRAPKGRKGYQGRVERSHRTDDEEFYIPCLKRAKNDEEFLRLARRWQYYYNVERPHFGAGMEGKTPMEKLRELGLDLPDEFACFPVILLDKVAVIWASKGGHDVLAYYSTSLKKLPKP; this comes from the coding sequence GGTACCTGCAGGAAGGGGAGGCGGGTCTTGTGGATCGATCACGCCGTCCCCACACAAGCCCTCGCCGCACTCCCAAGGAGGTGGAGGAAGAAGTCCTTTCCCTGAGCCAGGAGCGGGGCTGGGGCAGAAGACGTATCGCTCACGCCCTGAGGCTACCCGAGGGAACGGTCAGGCACATCTTAAGGCGCCACCTGGGTGAAGGCAGGAGGAAGAGGAAGAAGCGCAAGACGTTCTACCCGGCCCGCTGGGCGTGGGAAGAGGAGGAGCCGTTCCGCCTTGCCCAGGTGGACACCAAGGACATCCTGGACAAGGGGACGCTGGGGACAAAGCGTTGGGACCACCTGAGGAAACACAGGCTTCCCCGCTACCAGTGGACATTCCTTGAGGGGCGGACAAGGCTTAGATTCTTAGCTTACAGCCACAGGCTCTCAGTGGTGAACGGGCTATGTTTTGTGGCGTTGGTGATGAGTTGGCTTAGGGCATGGGGGATCGAGGTCGAGGTGGACTGGCAAGAGGATTGGGGGTCTGAGTTTGGAGGAGAGAATCCAGAACACCTAGCCAAGCTGGACGAGAAGTACTACCGGCCGTTTGGAGCGAGGCTGCGGCGGGCTCCAAAAGGGAGGAAGGGGTACCAAGGGCGGGTAGAGCGGTCGCACCGCACTGATGACGAGGAGTTCTACATTCCCTGTCTTAAGCGGGCTAAAAACGATGAGGAGTTTCTGAGGTTGGCGCGGCGGTGGCAGTATTATTACAACGTGGAGCGGCCACACTTTGGGGCGGGGATGGAGGGGAAGACGCCGATGGAGAAGCTGCGAGAATTAGGATTAGATCTACCGGACGAGTTCGCTTGTTTCCCGGTGATCCTACTCGACAAGGTGGCGGTGATCTGGGCCTCTAAGGGGGGTCACGATGTCTTGGCCTACTACAGTACCTCATTGAAAAAGTTACCGAAGCCATGA